The Mobula birostris isolate sMobBir1 chromosome 14, sMobBir1.hap1, whole genome shotgun sequence genome includes a region encoding these proteins:
- the LOC140210116 gene encoding interleukin-10-like: MSHKGKYIKKSLSVNPCTRLCERDRIMKSVTVILCTLISIQCWRYSLSHTHHRCFNYAVFPAHIEELRTSYRHIKNHFQRKDDNIKITLLERQGLPGIRDKHSCQFLKEMLNFYLKDVIPAAKTNKKIINKHISKIGNALHELNENVQNCHHFFNCELCSCNQSSYFKTIHHTFKQLQVKGVYKAMGELNAFIDWIWNYINLRRH; the protein is encoded by the exons ATGAGCCACAAAGGGAAATATATAAAGAAAAGTCTAAGTGTCAATCCATGCACACGGCTGTGTGAACGAGACAGAATTATGAAGAGTGTGACTGTGATATTGTGTACACTGATTAGCATTCAGTGCTGGCGCTACAGCCTAAGCCACACGCATCATCGCTGTTTTAATTATGCTGTGTTCCCTGCTCACATCGAAGAACTCAGAACTTCGTATCGACATATAAAGAACCATTTT CAAAGAAAAGATGACAATATTAAGATAACATTGCTGGAAAGACAAGGTCTGCCAGGAATCAGG GATAAGCACAGCTGCCAGTTCCTGAAGGAGATGCTGAACTTTTACCTCAAGGATGTAATCCCTGCGGCCAAGACCAACAAGAAGATCATCAATAAACACATCAGTAAAATTGGGAATGCCTTGCATGAGCTGAACGAGAATGTGCAAAACTGC CATCATTTCTTCAACTGCGAACTGTGCAGCTGCAACCAAAGTTCGTACTTCAAGACCATACATCACACATTCAAGCAG TTACAGGTGAAAGGCGTGTACAAAGCAATGGGAGAACTTAACGCCTTCATCGACTGGATTTGGAATTACATAAACTTGAGACGACATTAA